Proteins co-encoded in one Halorussus vallis genomic window:
- a CDS encoding twin-arginine translocation signal domain-containing protein, with translation MNDERGSLDRRAFLQRATASVGLFGVGFGVNDAEADELADPKRSAPADRSAGAGAQGQENPALDYFQMIVPENELLEADYANRIVVAGEDLSPGQRPPPVCFAEDAPETWRRQVAAVVDPTATSGLFGPEEEIGGIAQTWMYTEKRVEPGTAYRVSGGRACDGYVRLTVHPLPVGLNDYFSPEVLDRLNRTVANATDGNVTVGNGTDGSITIENAGRPGLGGASAPADPNSDG, from the coding sequence ATGAACGACGAACGAGGTTCACTCGACAGGCGGGCGTTCCTCCAGCGCGCGACCGCTTCGGTCGGACTGTTCGGGGTCGGCTTCGGCGTCAATGACGCCGAAGCCGACGAGTTGGCCGACCCGAAACGGTCCGCGCCCGCCGACCGGTCGGCGGGTGCGGGCGCGCAGGGACAGGAGAACCCGGCGCTCGACTACTTCCAGATGATCGTGCCGGAGAACGAACTCCTCGAGGCCGACTACGCGAACCGAATCGTCGTCGCGGGCGAGGACCTCTCGCCGGGCCAGCGACCGCCGCCGGTCTGCTTCGCCGAGGATGCGCCGGAGACGTGGCGTCGCCAGGTAGCCGCCGTCGTCGACCCGACCGCCACCTCCGGGCTGTTCGGTCCGGAGGAGGAGATCGGCGGCATCGCCCAGACGTGGATGTACACCGAAAAGCGGGTCGAACCCGGAACCGCCTACCGCGTCTCCGGCGGTCGGGCCTGCGACGGTTACGTCCGACTGACCGTCCACCCGCTCCCGGTGGGGCTGAACGACTACTTCAGCCCGGAGGTGCTCGACCGACTCAACCGGACCGTCGCGAACGCGACCGACGGCAACGTGACCGTCGGGAACGGGACCGACGGTAGCATCACCATCGAGAACGCGGGCCGACCAGGCCTCGGAGGTGCGAGCGCGCCGGCCGACCCGAACTCCGACGGGTGA
- a CDS encoding DUF7097 family protein: protein MKETPSGTSVGVDDPYAHAGVCDHLTDEGKCRYAFEHPQQDPEFARERREDDLNCPAADPDSDWNWQDCPHYRCQNRARECVRCGLEERRMAHSDERPLLEEHHLSYAGEGETLSHEITVFLCRWCHAKVHKSWARIDDDVGPDPEALAEKEGRRSREQSEATFESAAERYDLDRGE, encoded by the coding sequence ATGAAGGAGACGCCCTCCGGGACCTCCGTCGGCGTGGACGACCCCTACGCCCACGCGGGGGTCTGCGACCACCTCACCGACGAGGGCAAGTGTCGATACGCCTTCGAGCACCCCCAGCAGGACCCCGAGTTCGCCCGCGAGCGCCGCGAGGACGATCTGAACTGCCCGGCCGCCGACCCCGATTCGGACTGGAACTGGCAGGACTGTCCGCACTACCGGTGTCAGAACCGCGCCCGCGAGTGCGTCCGGTGCGGCCTCGAAGAGCGCCGGATGGCCCACTCCGACGAGCGGCCCCTGCTCGAAGAGCACCACCTCTCGTACGCGGGCGAGGGCGAAACCCTGAGCCACGAGATAACCGTCTTCCTCTGTCGGTGGTGCCACGCGAAGGTCCACAAGTCGTGGGCGCGCATCGACGACGACGTCGGCCCCGACCCGGAAGCCCTCGCCGAGAAGGAGGGCCGCCGGTCGCGCGAGCAGTCGGAGGCGACGTTCGAGTCGGCCGCCGAGCGCTACGACCTCGACCGCGGGGAGTAA
- a CDS encoding SPW repeat domain-containing protein: protein MSNRDTDAEYDMERDVDADMDPNPYERGKWLSGIIALLGVWMLLEAFLFDIVASQFWNDVIVGALLLVVGGYNYSRRGSDKVGSVAAAAIAALAGLWLVAAPFMFGWDGGTTEAVNALAFWNDIVVGLLALAIGAFSAYAAHDQKQDAKRLGREA from the coding sequence ATGAGCAACCGCGACACGGACGCCGAGTACGACATGGAACGGGACGTGGACGCCGACATGGACCCGAACCCGTACGAACGCGGAAAGTGGCTCTCGGGTATCATCGCGCTTCTCGGAGTGTGGATGCTCCTCGAAGCGTTCCTGTTCGACATCGTCGCGTCGCAGTTCTGGAACGACGTCATCGTCGGCGCGCTCCTGCTCGTCGTCGGCGGTTACAACTACTCCCGTCGGGGAAGCGACAAGGTCGGAAGCGTCGCTGCCGCGGCGATCGCCGCGCTGGCCGGTCTGTGGCTCGTGGCGGCGCCGTTCATGTTCGGGTGGGACGGCGGAACGACCGAGGCGGTGAACGCGCTCGCGTTCTGGAACGACATCGTCGTCGGCCTCCTCGCGCTGGCCATCGGCGCGTTCAGCGCCTACGCGGCCCACGATCAGAAACAGGACGCCAAGCGACTGGGGCGGGAAGCGTAA